Proteins from a genomic interval of Acetobacterium woodii DSM 1030:
- a CDS encoding DUF4430 domain-containing protein: protein MIRKTMMLWGGMMIAVVFLSGSVFAQTERLVQDENQTGTITIAVEKFTLGEGYFIEPQQIPVYAGDTGITVLDRFLGSSNIVWKNNYLVGLYGAQTGEVKVPDCISKMQSHADFGDAPTTESALAEGLTYPDRLSEKDYSPMSGWMYSVNNAFPGYGLDGYTPADGDVFRLQFTLWGYGADLGQDFQGGMTPINQTDKTALTKLLAEINSSSNKSEYMKDATFKTLYDQADAMMANLEATTKQVRDLHDQLKAAIPEISEPVSVTYHTHIQNVGWEKDWKNNGEMSGTSGRSLRLEGIEVKLDGAADYDLGIQYKTHIENIGWEKDWKRNGDMSGTKGQGLRLEGIEIALTGSDANQFDVYYQVHAQNFGWLDWAQNGANAGTAGFGYRLEGIRVVVVPKGEAAPGPTARPFVDKNLV from the coding sequence ATGATAAGAAAAACAATGATGTTGTGGGGAGGAATGATGATCGCGGTGGTGTTTTTATCGGGATCGGTATTTGCTCAAACCGAAAGACTGGTTCAGGATGAAAATCAAACGGGGACAATCACAATAGCGGTGGAAAAGTTTACCTTGGGAGAAGGTTATTTTATTGAACCGCAACAAATTCCTGTTTATGCTGGCGATACCGGAATAACGGTACTTGATCGGTTTTTAGGAAGTAGTAATATTGTTTGGAAAAATAATTATCTGGTGGGATTATATGGCGCCCAAACGGGAGAAGTTAAGGTGCCGGATTGTATTTCGAAAATGCAATCACATGCCGATTTTGGCGATGCACCAACAACTGAAAGTGCCTTGGCCGAGGGGTTAACCTATCCAGATCGATTATCGGAAAAAGATTATAGCCCGATGTCCGGCTGGATGTATTCGGTTAATAATGCTTTTCCCGGTTATGGATTGGATGGTTATACACCAGCCGATGGCGATGTTTTTCGGTTGCAATTTACCTTGTGGGGTTACGGTGCTGATCTGGGACAGGATTTTCAAGGCGGAATGACACCGATCAATCAAACCGATAAAACGGCATTGACGAAATTGCTGGCGGAGATTAACAGCAGCAGTAATAAGAGTGAATACATGAAGGATGCAACATTTAAGACCTTGTACGACCAAGCCGATGCGATGATGGCCAATCTGGAGGCGACGACTAAACAGGTTCGGGATCTGCACGATCAGTTAAAGGCGGCGATTCCTGAGATAAGTGAACCTGTTAGTGTCACCTATCACACCCATATCCAAAATGTTGGTTGGGAAAAGGATTGGAAAAACAATGGCGAGATGAGTGGAACTTCAGGACGTTCGTTAAGATTGGAAGGCATTGAAGTTAAATTAGATGGTGCCGCGGATTATGATCTGGGGATTCAGTATAAAACCCATATCGAAAATATTGGCTGGGAAAAGGATTGGAAACGCAATGGCGATATGAGTGGAACAAAAGGACAGGGACTACGGCTGGAAGGGATTGAAATCGCGTTGACCGGATCAGATGCGAATCAATTTGATGTGTATTATCAGGTTCATGCCCAGAATTTCGGTTGGTTGGATTGGGCCCAAAATGGAGCAAATGCGGGAACTGCCGGTTTTGGTTATCGCTTGGAAGGAATTCGGGTGGTGGTGGTACCAAAGGGCGAAGCAGCACCTGGTCCAACCGCAAGACCGTTTGTTGATAAAAATTTAGTCTGA
- a CDS encoding TIM barrel protein, protein MNISNYSGDLDKFQKDWKNVERFLEKHQLDGVELICYEEDYLDTLPRHILKGLHLKYFPTWLEFYKNDHQKVCEMFGGIEGVRQYYGGIHPQTLIDAFRDEYRSAQEFGVEYMVYHVSHVTTEHSFTRAFDYTDDDVLDATVELVNQAFDNDSDVMLLFENLWWPGLTLLDKEKAQRFLDRINYKNKGIMLDLSHLMISNPNLKTAREGAEYILKMIEKLGSFKEWIRGIHVNLSLPGDYLKMDHRAEYAELLKTEDPFERYLKTVGHIKKIDWHVPFDHPLVKNIIDLIEPEYVVFELLAQNLEQLDGYIDIQNKAIGRGAK, encoded by the coding sequence ATGAATATCTCTAATTATTCTGGTGATCTGGATAAATTTCAGAAAGATTGGAAAAATGTTGAGCGCTTTTTAGAAAAACATCAACTGGATGGAGTGGAATTGATTTGTTATGAAGAAGATTATCTGGATACCCTGCCCCGACATATTTTAAAAGGTCTTCACTTGAAATATTTTCCGACCTGGTTGGAGTTCTATAAAAATGATCATCAAAAAGTGTGCGAGATGTTTGGCGGAATTGAAGGTGTTCGTCAATATTATGGTGGTATCCATCCGCAAACTCTGATAGATGCCTTTCGCGACGAATATCGGAGCGCTCAGGAATTTGGTGTGGAGTATATGGTTTACCATGTCTCCCATGTGACAACTGAGCACTCTTTTACAAGAGCATTTGATTATACCGATGATGATGTGTTAGATGCAACTGTGGAACTGGTTAATCAGGCATTTGATAATGATAGTGATGTGATGCTGCTGTTTGAAAATTTATGGTGGCCGGGATTAACGCTTTTGGATAAGGAAAAAGCACAACGCTTTTTAGACCGGATCAACTACAAAAACAAAGGAATCATGCTGGACTTAAGCCATTTGATGATCTCCAACCCCAATCTGAAAACGGCTCGGGAAGGGGCAGAATATATTCTTAAGATGATTGAAAAACTGGGAAGTTTTAAAGAATGGATCAGGGGAATTCATGTCAATTTGTCATTGCCGGGAGATTATTTAAAGATGGATCATCGAGCTGAATATGCCGAACTATTAAAGACTGAAGACCCATTTGAGCGATACCTTAAAACGGTTGGACATATTAAAAAAATTGATTGGCATGTGCCATTTGATCATCCGCTGGTTAAAAATATTATTGATTTGATTGAACCCGAATATGTTGTGTTTGAGTTGCTGGCACAAAATTTGGAACAACTGGATGGCTATATTGACATCCAGAACAAGGCCATCGGAAGAGGCGCAAAATAG